GGCATCGACCCCGGCACGGTCGATCAACTCTGGCGGGCCGCTGACGCGGATCGCGACGAGCGAGCCGTGGGGATGAGTGCGATGGCCAGGCTTCGCGCGGCGTACTCGCTGCGCTCGTACGGAATCGGAGTGGGGCGGCGCGGTCGGCCGCACCCGGGAGGTGAGCGCGCATGAACGGTGTGCCGAACGGAGGGGGCCGCGAACGGCGGCCCGTGATCGCGGCGGCGGCGCGCACGGATACCGGCCTGCGCCGGGCCGTCAACGAGGATCTGGCGCTCGCGCAGCTGCCGGTGTTCGTGGTGGCCGACGGCATGGGCGGGCACTCTGCGGGCGACCTCGCGAGCGCTGCGGCGATCGGGGCGTTCGCGCGGCTCGCCGCGCTCGGCGGGGGGCGCCCGCTCGTGATCGCCGACGTCGACGCGGCGCTCGAGGCGGCTCGCTGCGCGGTCGATGAGATCTCTCGGGAGGCCGAGCGCGGCGCCGGCTGCACCCTGACCGGGGTCGTGCTGGTGGAGCACGGGGGCGAGCCGCACTGGTATGTGATCAACGTCGGAGACTCGCGCGTCTACCAGCACCGGGGCGCAAGCCTCGCCCAGATCACCTCGGACCACTCGCTGCACGCCGAGCTCACCGCGGCCGGTCACGCCGACGCCGCGAGCACCCCCCGCAACGTGATCACGCGGGCGCTCGGCTCCGACGACGCCCGCCACGACGCCTGGCTGCTGCCACTGCGCACCGGCATGCGACTGCTGGTCTGCTCGGACGGCCTCACCTCCGAGCTCGGCGACGAAGAGCTGCGCGCCGTGCTCACCGTGGGCGGGCGAGCCGATGCGGTGGCCGACGAGCTGGTGCGGCGCGCCTGCGAAGCGGGTGGGCGGGACAACGTGACCGTGGTGGTGGTCGACACGGTCTCGGACGGCCTCGGGCCCGAGACCCCGCATGATCCGCTGCCCGATCCGGGGGACGCCGACGAGGTCGACGAGACCACCCTCGAGGTGACGAGGCCGGTGACACGATGACGGGCGAGGAGCGCACGCCGCCGCGGGGCCCGGAGGAGCCCGCGGGTCTCGACGACACCACCACGGTCGTGCCCCGCGGCGAGCGCGGGCGGCGCCGTGACGACGCGCCCGTGCCCGGCGAGGCGCCCGTGCCCGTCCTCGACGAGGCTCACGACGACGCCACGGTCGTCGTGCCGCGGCGCGGCCGCCGAGCGGCGGGTGAGGGCGCCGCCGGGAGCGCCCCGTCTGCGAGCTCTCGGGTGCCGCCGGTCCCGCCCCAAGCGCCGGTGCCCCCGAACGGGTCGGTCCGGAGCGATCCGGCTCCGAGCGGCTCGTCCCCGAGCGGGTCGTCTCCGGGCGAGCCCGTCGACGACGCGACCGTGATCGTGCGGCGCGGCGCGGCCCCCGGGGTCGACGACGCGACCGTGGTGGCTCCTGCGCGGCGCAGGTCCCGAACCGGAGCCCCCGCGCCCGAGCGCCGACGCGATCCGCGTCCGGATCCGCCCGCTTCGCCCGTCGAAGACCCGCCGTGGAGCGCGGTGCTGCCCCGCAGCGGCGTGGGAGGCGGCGTGCTGCCGAGCATCTACGGCCCCCGCAGCCCTCGGCAGGGCGCCGACCGCACCGACGCCGACGCCGTGCACCGGCGCATCGGGCCTCCGCCGGCCGCAGCCGCGGCCCCTCAGCCCGAACGGGAGCCTCTGCCATCGTTGGCTAGGCGCGCCCGTCGATCCCGCATCATCACCGTCTCGGCCTACGCGGCCACGGCCGCTGTGTCGGTGCTCGGCCTGTGGGGGGTGGCTCGTCTTGCGTTCGGATGACCGCCGGAGAACCCGCCATAATCGCACACGGACCTTTGCGTCACGGCACGGCCACGGATATCGTTATGCAGAGTTGATGCCGCAACTCTCGCGTCTGGAAAGCAGGAGCACATGCCCTCGACCCCTCTGAGCCCCGACGTCCTCCCGGTCATCGGGACGACGTATGCGCCCGCTCCCTCCCTGGGGCCCGCGGTGCTGCTCGCGCTCGGCGTCTGGTCGCTCGTCGGCATCGCGTTCTACGTCTGGTACCTCTGGTCGCTCTCGCGGCTGTTCCCGCGCATCGGCCTGCCCTCGAGCCACGGCTGGATCCCGGTCTGGAATCAGTGGCAGCTCGTGCAGCGGGGCGGCCTGCCCGGCTGGCTCGTGCTCTTCGGCCTCGTGCCCGGCCTCTCGGTCGTCGCGTTCGTGGTCTCGGTGATCGCGATCCACCGGCTCAACGTCGAGCACGGCAAGGGCGGCGGCTTCACCGTGCTGGGAGCCCTGCTGCCGCCGGTGTGGGCGATGCTGCTCGCCAGCGCCATCGAGCAGAACGGCCCCGCAGCCGCGTACGGCTACGGCGCGTACGGGTCGGCTCCCGCGGCTCCGGATCACGCCTATTCCGTCGCCCCCGCGCCGCAGGGCGGCTACGCGCCCGCGGTTCCGCAGACGCCCGTCTACGCCCAGCAGCAGGCGGTTCCGCCGGCGCAGCCCCAGCAGCCGTGGCAGCACGCTCCGGTCTCGCAGCCCGCGGCCGCGGATCAGGGCGAGCCGGTCGACGCCCTGGCGCGGCTGTTCGCCGAGCCGCAGCCGCAGCAGCCGCAGCAGCCGCAGCAGGGGCAGCAGGCGCAGCCGCAGCAGCAGCCCGGCGACGAGTGGGGCTTCAGCAGGACCACCGAGGGCGACTACCAGCGGCTCGCGCAGGAAGGGTACCAGCAGCGCCAGGCCCCCGTGCTCGGCGGCGAGGAGCCGGCGCGGCCCTTCGCGTGGCCGAGCATCGAGGAGTCGAACCCGAAATCCGCGCCGGCCGCACCGCAGGCTCCGGCCCCTCAGACGCCGCAGCAGCCGCCCGCTCCGGCCGCCCCCGCCGCCGGGCTTCCCGGGGTGGCTCTCCCCCCGATTCCCCAGCCCGTTCCGCCGCAGCCCGTGGTCGCGCCCGATCCGGCTCCCGCGCAGCAGGATTCCTTCTCGACGCAGCGCCCGTCCATCTTCGACTCGAACCCCGACTCGAGCGCCGCCCCCGGCCCCGACACCGAGACCGCGCGCTCCGAGCACCGGCCCGGCGATCCCGCAGACCCGGCCGCCGCGGCAGCCGCCGCGAATGCCGCCCCGCCCGCCGCAGATGACGACGAGCTCGACCGCACCGTCGTCGTTCCGCGCCGCACGTGCTGGGGGCTCGAACTGCCCGACGGCGAGGTGCTCGAGCTGCGCGGCGACGACATCGTGGTGGGCCGCAAGCCCGAGGCCCGCGACGACGGCGGCGTGCTGCAGATCGCCGATCCCACGCGCACCCTCTCGAAGTCGCACGCCCGACTGCGCCGCGCCGGCGAATCGTGGACGATCGAGGATCTCGACTCCACGAACGGCGTCGCCCTCGTCGACGAGCGCGGCGACCAGGTGCCGCTCGAGGCCGCCCGCGAGACGCCCGTCACCGAGCGTCTCGTCATCGGCACGCTCGAGGTGACGCTGCGCCGCATCAGCTGAGCGCGGGGCGCTTCCGCGCTACCGCTGCTTGCCGACGGCGATCATCACGCCGGTGTCCTGCTCGATCTCCTCGTTGCGCCGGTAGGTGGCGAGACTCACCCCCACGGCGACGAGGAGCGCGAGCACGAAGGCCGGTAGCAGCTCGTAGAGCCCCGTCTCGAACAGCGGCCAGACGAAGACGCCGATCGCGCCCGACACCATGCCGGCGAGCGCGCCCCAGTTGGTGAGCCTGCGCCAGTAGAGGCTCAGCAGCACGATCGGTCCGAACGCGGCGCCGAAGCCGGCCCACGCGAAGGCCACGAGGCCCAGGATCGTGTCGTTGGGGGTGATCGCGAGCAGCGCTGCGATCGCGGCGATGAGCAGCACGCCGGCGCGGCCGAGCACGACGAGCGTCTGCTGGCTCGGCGGCGTCTTCTTCACCGCGCGGTAGATGTCCTCGACGAGCGCCGACGAGCACACGATGAGCTGGCTCGACAGGGTGCTCATGATCGCCGCGAGCACCGAGGCGAGCACCAGACCCGACACGAGCGGGTGCAGCAGCGTCTGCGAGAGCAGCAGCACGACGGTCTCGGGGTTCTGCGGCGCGCCGCCGAACTTGTCGAAGTAGGCGATGCCGATGAGGCCGGCGCTCACCGCGCCGAGCAGCGACACGAACTGCCAGCTGGTGCCGATGCGGCGCGCGCTCGCGGCGTCGCGGGTGCTGCGCAGGGCCATGAAGCGCACGATGATGTGCGGCTGGCCGAAGTAGCCGAGGCCCCAGGCGAGGCCCGAGATCACGATCAGCGCGGTGGCGCCGGCGCCGAGCTCTGCGCCGCCGAAGATCGAGAGGTTGCCCGACCCGACGGTCTCGACGATGCTCGCGGTCTCGCTGAACCCGCCGATGTTCACGATCGCCACGACGGGCACGATCACGAGCGCGGTGACCATCATGAGACCCTGCACCACATCGGTGAGCGAGGCCCCCAGGAACCCGCCGAACAGTGTGTACGCGAGCGTCACCGCGGTCACGATCACCATGCCGACGATGTACTCGCCGCCGAACGCGCTCTCGAAGAAGACGCCGCCGGCGACCATGCCCGACGAGGCGTACAGGGTGAAGAACACGAGGATGATGATGCTCGCCGCACTGCGCAGCAGCCGCGAGCGGTCGCGCAGGCGGTTCTCGAAGAAGCTCGGGATCGTGATCGAGTTGCGGGAGACCTCGGTGTAGGCGCGCAGTCGGGGCGCGACGAGGCGCCAGTTGAGGTAGGAGCCGATGAGCAGGCCCACCGCGATCCAGCCCTCGATGAGGCCCGTGGCGTAGATGGCCCCCGGCAGACCCATGATGAGCCACCCCGACATGTCGGAGGCGCCCGCGCTCAGCGCGGCGACCCAGGGCGGCAGCCCGCGGCCGGCGAGCATGTACCCCTCGTGGTCGCTCGTCCTGCGGAACGCCATGTAGCCGATGAACAGCATGAGCGCGAAGTAGAGCCCGAGGGCGATGTAGAGGAAGACCTGGTCGGACATCGTCGTCCCTTTCTATGGTGTGGCTGGAGGGAGCTCGGGCGGATCCTGATGCGGTTCCACTCTCGCACACTCCCGGGTGCGGCCCTTCGCCTCGAACGGGGTCCGAGGCGAAGGGCCCGGGTCAGATGAGACCCTGGGAGAGCCGGTTCGGCGTGCCGAACCGGTGAGCGGTGATCGACACCGCCTGCTCGTGCAGGTGCGGCAGCATCTCGACCCGGCCGGCCGAGACGACCTCGCCGCCGTAGACCGCGATGTCGGGTTTGCCCGCCGCGACCCGGTAGGCCTCGGACACCTCGTGCGTGCGCGACTCGCCGGCGACGATGCGGATGCGCGCCCCCGCGTGGGGACCGTCCTGAGCCGCGAGGTCGCGCACACGGTCCTTCCAGGCTTCGTCGTCCTCGAAGTGCAGTTCGACGCGCGCGCCGACGAGGGCCGCGATCACGGGTTGAGGCAGGGCGACCGGCGTGCTCACGACGGGAGCGGCCCCGGCGGCGATTCCTGCGGCGATCGCGCGCACCGCCCGGTGCAGCGGGGCGTCGGCCGTGAGGCGGATCGTCACGGGCACCGGCAGGTAGCGCAGCAGGTTGCGCTCGACGCCCAGTCGGGAGGCGTCGCGGGCGATCCCGAACTCCGCTTCACACGCTGCGGCGTCCGAGCCGAGCGCGGCCCGGAGCCAGACGAGCTCGTCGCCCGCGACGCCCGCCTGCTGCGCGGCGGTGAGCAGCGGGGCCGCCGCGGGACGAGGGGCGCGCAGTTCGCCCCGCACCGGGGCGTCGGCCCAATCTCCGAGACCGTGCAGGTAGTTGGGGCCGCCGGCCTTGGTGCCGGCGCCGATGGCCGACTTCTTCCAGCCGCCGAACGACTGCCTTCGCACGATGGCCCCCGTGATGCCGCGGTTCACGTACAGGTTGCCCGCCTCGACCCGGTCGAGCCAGAGCGCGAGCTCGTCGCGGTCGAGGGAGTGCAGGCCGCTCGTCAGACCGTAGTCGATCTCGTTCACCAGATCGATCGCCTCGTCGAGGGTCTTCGCGGTCATGATGCCGAGGATCGGCCCGAAGTACTCGGTGAGGTGGTACTCGGAGCCGCGCTGCACGCCGTCGCGCACGCCGGGGCTCCACAGCTTGTTGCCGCCCTGCCCGTCGAGCGCGAGCGGGCTGTCGCTCGCGAGCGGGCGCGGTTCGACGAGCCACTGCTCGCCCGGGCCGAGGGTGGTGAGCCCCCGCAGCAGCTTGCCGTCGGGCGCGGTGATGATGGTGCCCATCTGGGTCTCGAGATGCTCGGGCGTGCCCACCTCGAGCGAGCGCACCGCGTCGAGCAGCTGCCCGCGGAAGCGCTTCGAGGTCGCGACGGAGCCGACGAGGATCACGAGCGACGCGGCCGAGCACTTCTGGCCGGCGTGGCCGAAGGCCGACTGCGCGACGTCTCTCGCGGCGAGGTCGAGGTCGGCGTTGGGGGTGACGATGATCGCGTTCTTGCCGCTCGTCTCGGCGAGGATCGGCAGATCGCGGCGCAGCTCGCGGAAGGCGACGGCGGTCTCGTACGCCCCGGTGAGGATGAGACGGTCGATGCGCGGATCGGCGACCAGCTTCGAACCGAGACCGCGGTCGGCGAACTGCACGAACTGCAGCACCTCGCGGGGCACGCCCGCCTCCCACAGAGCCTCGACCATCACGGCGCCCGAGCGGGCGGCGCTCGAGGCCGGCTTGATGATCACCGAGGATCCCGCGGCGAGTGCCGAGAGCACGCCGCCCGCGGGGATCGCCACCGGGAAGTTCCAGGGCGGGATCACCGCGATGAGCTTCTGCGGCCGGTACTCGGCGCCGTCGACCTGCTCGAGCAGCTGGCCGAGCATCGCGTAGTAGTTCGCGAAGTCGATGGCCTCGCTCACCTCGGGGTCGCCCTGGTCGAGGGTCTTGCCGCACTCCGATCCCATGACCTCGAGCAGTTCGGCCCGGCGCGCCTCGAGACGCTCGCCCGCGCGGATGAGGATGCGGGCGCGCTCGTCGGCGCCGAGCGCCTGCCATGCGTCGGCGGCGGCGACGCCGCGCTCGACGACCTCGTTCAGCGCGCTCTCGTCGCCGATGCGCGACGACTCGACGAGCCGGGAACCGAGCTGCGACGCGGCCATGCGGTCGGCGATGGCGCGGCCCCACTCCCGGTTGCCCGGCAGGTCGGGGTCGGTGTCGGGCGTGTTCTCGAAGTCGCCGCGCCGGCCTGCCGCGACGCGGGCTTCGACGCGGGCCTCCGCGCCGGCGTCGTCGTAGTGCCGGCGGTCCTGCCGACGGTTGGGCTTCGGCACGTCGTACGACTCGGGGGATCCGTCGCCGGTGATCCCCGCGAGGTCGTCGAGCGATGCGAGGAAGCGCTGCTCCTCCCGTGCGAACAGGGCCTCGTCGTCGTGCAGCTCGAACACCGCCGACATGAAGTTCTCCTGGCTCGCCCCCTCCTCGAGGCGGCGGATCAGGTATGCGATCGCGACGTCGAACTCCTCGGGGTGCACGACGGGGGTGTAGAGCAGCAGCGACCCCACCTCGCGCCTCACCGCCTCGGCCTGCCCGGTCGCCATGCCGAGCAGCATCTCGAACTCGATACCGGCCTCGGCGCCGCGCTCCTTCGCGAGCAGCCAGGCGAGCGCCACGTCGAAGAGGTTGTGCCCGGCGACGCCGATCCGCACGTTCTGCACCCGATCGGGGGTGAGGGCGTAGTCGATCACGGCCTTGTAGCTCGTGTCCGAATCCTGCTTGCTGCCCCACGTGGCCGCGGGCCAGCCGTGGATCGCGGCGTCCACGTGCTCCATCGGCAGGTTCGCGCCCTTCACGATGCGCACCTTGACGGGAGCCCCGCCGTGGGCCACCCGGCGCGCGGCCCACTCCTGCAGGTCGATCATCGCGCCGAGCGCATCGGGCAGATACGCCTGCAGCACGATGCCGGCCTCGAGCCGTGCGAACTCGGGGCGTCCGAGGATCCGCTTGAACACCGCGATGGTGAGGTCGAGATCCTTGTACTCCTCCATGTCGAGGTTGATGAACTTCTTCGGGCTGGCCGCGTTCGCCCGCTCGAAGAGGGGCACCAGCTGCTGCTCGATGTGCGCGACGGCCTCGTCGAAGGCCCAGTGGTTGTGCGGCGCGACCGTCGACGACACCTTGATCGACACGTAGTCGACGTCGGGCCGGGCGAGCAGCCGGTGCGTGCCGGCCAGCCGCCGCTCGGCCTCGTGCTCGCCGAGGATCGCCTCGCCGAGCAGGTTGATGTTGAGGCGCACCCCGTCGCGCTTGATCTTCGCGATCGCGGAGCCGAGCTTCGCGTCGCTCGCGTCGATGATGAGGTGGCTCACCATCTGGCGCAGCACCCGGCGGGCGATCGGCACGACCACACCGGGCAGGGGCTTCGCGAAGGCGCCGCCGAGGCCGATGGCGCCGCGCATGGGGGCGGGCAGGAACCCCGGGGTGAGGGGCGTGAGCTCATGCAGCTTCTTCGCCGCGGCGCCGAGGTCTTCGGGGCGCACCACCCCGTCGACGAAGCCGACGGTGAAGTCGAGGCCGTTCGGATCGCGCAGCACGCCCGCGAGGCGCGCCGCGGAGGCGTCGACGGGGAACTCGGAGGCCTCGCGCAGCCAGCGCCGCACGAGGGCGATGGCGGGCTCGGCGAGGTCCTGGGGGCGGGCGGCGGTGCCTGCGGTGCGACTGCTCACGGCTGACCTTTCTGGGGGACGCACGGCGCGTCTGAGCGGGTGTGCTTGCTCCGGCCAGTGTGAGCCGTGTCGAGCCTGAAGTAAAGCGATACTTTTCACCGGGTAATATGAAGCAGAACTGAATCATTGGGATCCCCGCCCGGAAAGGCCCCCATGCTCGAGATGAAGCGCCTGCGGCTGCTCTGGGAGCTGCACGCCCGCGGCACCGTCGCCGCCGTCGCCGAGGCGCTCAACTACAGCCCCTCCGCCGTCTCCCAGCAGCTCGCCGTGCTCGAGCGGGAAGCCGGCGCTCAGCTGCTGCGGCGCGCCGGCCGCACGCTCGAGCTCACACCCGCGGGCGAGGTGCTCGTCGCCGAGACCGCCGAGCTGCTCGCCGGCCTCGAACGCGCCGAGGCCGCCCTGCACCGCGTGCGCGAGGCAGTCGTCGGCACGATCCGCGTGGCCGCGTTCCAGACCGCGATGCTCTCGGTGCTTCCCGGTGCGCTGCGCAGGCTCCGCGAGCGCTACCCGGGCCTGCGCGTCGAAGTGGTGCAGTACGAACCGGGCGCCGCGCTGCAGGAGACCTGGATCCGCAGCTTCGACCTCGTCGTCGCCGAGCAGTACCCCGGCCACGCCGCCGAGCACTTCCAGGGGCTGGATCGCGAACCCCTCACCCGGGATCCGATCCGTCTCGCCGTGCCGCCCAGCGGAGCCGGCGACCCGCGCTTCGATCGCGCCGAGCGCATCGAGGACCTCGCCGAACTGCCCTGGGTGATGGAGCCGCAGGGCGCGGCGACGCGGCACTGGGCCGAGCAGGCCTGCCGCACCGCGGGCTTCGAGCCCGACGTGCGCTACGAGACCGCCGACCTGCAGGCGCACATCGGCTTCATCGAGTCCGGCAACGCGGTCGCCCTGCTGCCGGGCCTCGTGCACGTCGGCGCCGCGCCGCGGCTGCGGCTCATCGAACTGCCCGACCGCCCCCACCGCACCGTCTTCACCGCCGTGCGCGCCTCGCAGGGCCGCCACCCCGCGCTCGCAGCGGTGCGCGAGGCGCTCGCCGCAGAGGCCGCGCGGTTGCCGTTCGACTGAACGCCCCGCATGCCCCACCCATGCAAGCGCTGAGAGTATCGGCGCGTTCAGCTCCACGAGCGTAAGGTAGTGCTGTC
The genomic region above belongs to Leucobacter muris and contains:
- a CDS encoding DUF5684 domain-containing protein, producing the protein MPSTPLSPDVLPVIGTTYAPAPSLGPAVLLALGVWSLVGIAFYVWYLWSLSRLFPRIGLPSSHGWIPVWNQWQLVQRGGLPGWLVLFGLVPGLSVVAFVVSVIAIHRLNVEHGKGGGFTVLGALLPPVWAMLLASAIEQNGPAAAYGYGAYGSAPAAPDHAYSVAPAPQGGYAPAVPQTPVYAQQQAVPPAQPQQPWQHAPVSQPAAADQGEPVDALARLFAEPQPQQPQQPQQGQQAQPQQQPGDEWGFSRTTEGDYQRLAQEGYQQRQAPVLGGEEPARPFAWPSIEESNPKSAPAAPQAPAPQTPQQPPAPAAPAAGLPGVALPPIPQPVPPQPVVAPDPAPAQQDSFSTQRPSIFDSNPDSSAAPGPDTETARSEHRPGDPADPAAAAAAANAAPPAADDDELDRTVVVPRRTCWGLELPDGEVLELRGDDIVVGRKPEARDDGGVLQIADPTRTLSKSHARLRRAGESWTIEDLDSTNGVALVDERGDQVPLEAARETPVTERLVIGTLEVTLRRIS
- a CDS encoding proline dehydrogenase family protein; amino-acid sequence: MSSRTAGTAARPQDLAEPAIALVRRWLREASEFPVDASAARLAGVLRDPNGLDFTVGFVDGVVRPEDLGAAAKKLHELTPLTPGFLPAPMRGAIGLGGAFAKPLPGVVVPIARRVLRQMVSHLIIDASDAKLGSAIAKIKRDGVRLNINLLGEAILGEHEAERRLAGTHRLLARPDVDYVSIKVSSTVAPHNHWAFDEAVAHIEQQLVPLFERANAASPKKFINLDMEEYKDLDLTIAVFKRILGRPEFARLEAGIVLQAYLPDALGAMIDLQEWAARRVAHGGAPVKVRIVKGANLPMEHVDAAIHGWPAATWGSKQDSDTSYKAVIDYALTPDRVQNVRIGVAGHNLFDVALAWLLAKERGAEAGIEFEMLLGMATGQAEAVRREVGSLLLYTPVVHPEEFDVAIAYLIRRLEEGASQENFMSAVFELHDDEALFAREEQRFLASLDDLAGITGDGSPESYDVPKPNRRQDRRHYDDAGAEARVEARVAAGRRGDFENTPDTDPDLPGNREWGRAIADRMAASQLGSRLVESSRIGDESALNEVVERGVAAADAWQALGADERARILIRAGERLEARRAELLEVMGSECGKTLDQGDPEVSEAIDFANYYAMLGQLLEQVDGAEYRPQKLIAVIPPWNFPVAIPAGGVLSALAAGSSVIIKPASSAARSGAVMVEALWEAGVPREVLQFVQFADRGLGSKLVADPRIDRLILTGAYETAVAFRELRRDLPILAETSGKNAIIVTPNADLDLAARDVAQSAFGHAGQKCSAASLVILVGSVATSKRFRGQLLDAVRSLEVGTPEHLETQMGTIITAPDGKLLRGLTTLGPGEQWLVEPRPLASDSPLALDGQGGNKLWSPGVRDGVQRGSEYHLTEYFGPILGIMTAKTLDEAIDLVNEIDYGLTSGLHSLDRDELALWLDRVEAGNLYVNRGITGAIVRRQSFGGWKKSAIGAGTKAGGPNYLHGLGDWADAPVRGELRAPRPAAAPLLTAAQQAGVAGDELVWLRAALGSDAAACEAEFGIARDASRLGVERNLLRYLPVPVTIRLTADAPLHRAVRAIAAGIAAGAAPVVSTPVALPQPVIAALVGARVELHFEDDEAWKDRVRDLAAQDGPHAGARIRIVAGESRTHEVSEAYRVAAGKPDIAVYGGEVVSAGRVEMLPHLHEQAVSITAHRFGTPNRLSQGLI
- a CDS encoding LysR substrate-binding domain-containing protein; the encoded protein is MLEMKRLRLLWELHARGTVAAVAEALNYSPSAVSQQLAVLEREAGAQLLRRAGRTLELTPAGEVLVAETAELLAGLERAEAALHRVREAVVGTIRVAAFQTAMLSVLPGALRRLRERYPGLRVEVVQYEPGAALQETWIRSFDLVVAEQYPGHAAEHFQGLDREPLTRDPIRLAVPPSGAGDPRFDRAERIEDLAELPWVMEPQGAATRHWAEQACRTAGFEPDVRYETADLQAHIGFIESGNAVALLPGLVHVGAAPRLRLIELPDRPHRTVFTAVRASQGRHPALAAVREALAAEAARLPFD
- the putP gene encoding sodium/proline symporter PutP, with product MSDQVFLYIALGLYFALMLFIGYMAFRRTSDHEGYMLAGRGLPPWVAALSAGASDMSGWLIMGLPGAIYATGLIEGWIAVGLLIGSYLNWRLVAPRLRAYTEVSRNSITIPSFFENRLRDRSRLLRSAASIIILVFFTLYASSGMVAGGVFFESAFGGEYIVGMVIVTAVTLAYTLFGGFLGASLTDVVQGLMMVTALVIVPVVAIVNIGGFSETASIVETVGSGNLSIFGGAELGAGATALIVISGLAWGLGYFGQPHIIVRFMALRSTRDAASARRIGTSWQFVSLLGAVSAGLIGIAYFDKFGGAPQNPETVVLLLSQTLLHPLVSGLVLASVLAAIMSTLSSQLIVCSSALVEDIYRAVKKTPPSQQTLVVLGRAGVLLIAAIAALLAITPNDTILGLVAFAWAGFGAAFGPIVLLSLYWRRLTNWGALAGMVSGAIGVFVWPLFETGLYELLPAFVLALLVAVGVSLATYRRNEEIEQDTGVMIAVGKQR
- a CDS encoding PP2C family protein-serine/threonine phosphatase encodes the protein MNGVPNGGGRERRPVIAAAARTDTGLRRAVNEDLALAQLPVFVVADGMGGHSAGDLASAAAIGAFARLAALGGGRPLVIADVDAALEAARCAVDEISREAERGAGCTLTGVVLVEHGGEPHWYVINVGDSRVYQHRGASLAQITSDHSLHAELTAAGHADAASTPRNVITRALGSDDARHDAWLLPLRTGMRLLVCSDGLTSELGDEELRAVLTVGGRADAVADELVRRACEAGGRDNVTVVVVDTVSDGLGPETPHDPLPDPGDADEVDETTLEVTRPVTR